Proteins from a genomic interval of Ictalurus furcatus strain D&B chromosome 2, Billie_1.0, whole genome shotgun sequence:
- the angel2 gene encoding protein angel homolog 2 — protein MFVRPLSTVGSAPAVAAAWKQWYWRNTFPLIITRNPFTSPRPPCTFTWTDLHRSDHPRHLHLSPVLMKHPDTEPPVKRRKSSECEHSGEGAQPSPKRSASGERREPSPAWLHNITDAPLPSGKLSPSLDSTRIKTELKRQWEELTESCASTSFGTFEFSVMSYNILSQELLLSNAYLYKHCNPRVLEWRHRFTNLINELEQHAADIMCLQEVQEDHYRKQIKPSLEQLGYHCEYKRRTGHKLDGCMVGFKKSRFTLFSSHPVEFFRQGIPILDRDNVGLIVVLKPLGASGSECNVCVVTTHLLYNPRRGDIKLAQLSLLLAEISRVAQQDDGTTCPILLCGDFNSVPASPLYAFITDSKLEYAGMPIGKVSGQEESPRGQRLLTSPLWPPSLGISPLCQYEGQTNEPDIKESKQSGSKKCLNKPSIEHGFKLTSVYSHYLKESGHREITTYHSRTAITVDYIFYSPAQREESGWTECSAAPQRGLQLLSRLTLVSEAELREVKGLPNQCHSSDHLPLVARFRLHS, from the exons ATGTTTGTCCGACCCTTGAGTACAGTGGGCTCTGCTccagctgttgctgctgcttgGAAACAGTGGTACTGGAGAAATACATTTCCACTCATCATCACCAGAAACCCCTTCACTTCCCCTAGACCCCCCTGTACTTTCACCTGGACTGATTTGCACAGGAGTGATCACCCAAGACACCTCCATCTGTCTCCTGTCCTGATGAAGCACCCTGACACAGAGCCTCCTGTTAAAAGGAGAAAGAGCTCGGAGTGTGAGCACTCAGGTGAAGGTGCACAGCCCAGCCCTAAACGCTCAGCTTCAGGAGAGAGACGAGAGCCCAGTCCTGCATGGCTGCACAACATCACAGATGCACCGCTTCCTTCTGGGAAACTTTCCCCAAGCCTGGATAGTACAAGGATTAAAACAG AGTTAAAGAGGCAGTGGGAAGAGCTTACCGAGAGCTGTGCAAGCACAAGTTTTGGAACCTTCGAGTTCTCAGTGATGTCCTACAATATTCTCTCTCAAGAACTACTTCTCAGCAATGCTTACCTTTACAAACACTGTAACCCTCGTGTGTTGGAGTGGCGCCATCGATTCACCAACCTCATCAACGAGCTGGAGCAACACGCCGCAGAT ATAATGTGTCTTCAGGAGGTGCAAGAGGATCATTATCGCAAGCAGATCAAACCCAGTCTAGAACAACTAG GCTACCACTGTGAGTACAAACGCCGGACTGGCCACAAGCTTGATGGCTGTATGGTAGGTTTTAAGAAATCTCGCTTCACACTCTTCTCCTCTCACCCTGTGGAGTTTTTCCGCCAAGGAATCCCGATCCTAGACCGGGATAATGTGGGACTGATTGTGGTGCTGAAGCCCTTGGGGGCGTCAGGCTCCGAATGCAACGTCTGCGTGGTCACCACTCACCTGCTGTACAACCCACGGCGTGGTGACATCAAGCTAGCACAGCTGTCATTACTGCTAGCTGAGATCAGTCGCGTAGCACAGCAGGACGACGGTACGACCTGCCCGATACTGCTGTGTGGGGACTTTAACTCAGTGCCCGCGAGTCCCCTCTACGCCTTTATTACAGACAGCAAGCTGGAGTACGCAGGCATGCCCATCGGGAAG GTATCAGGACAGGAAGAAAGCCCTCGAGGGCAGCGACTCCTCACATCACCCCTTTGGCCCCCCAGCCTTGGCATCTCCCCGCTGTGCCAGTATGAAGGCCAAACTAACG AACCTGATATAAAGGAATCAAAGCAAAGTGGTTCAAAAAAATG CTTGAACAAACCTAGCATTGAACATGGTTTTAAGCTGACCTCGGTGTACTCTCACTACCTAAAAGAGAGCGGTCATCGTGAAATCACCACCTACCACTCACGCACAGCCATTACTGTCGATTACATCTTCTATTCACCAGCGCAGAGGGAAGAGTCAGGCTGGACAg AATGCAGCGCTGCACCACAGCGAGGCCTACAGCTGCTTTCCAGGTTGACCCTGGTCAGCGAAGCCGAGCTGAGAGAAGTGAAAGGCCTGCCCAATCAGTGCCACTCATCTGACCACCTCCCTCTCGTTGCCCGGTTCCGTCTGCACTCCTGA